A stretch of Geomonas oryzisoli DNA encodes these proteins:
- a CDS encoding DUF2845 domain-containing protein: MKKAVNLIAALSAVMMLSAAAYADSDTVRCKGGIVSVGDSAGEVLAKCGQPATTTQSSKKVMQKDQQSGSTRSITNIIVDNWIFNFGPNEFQYQLELQDGRVSCIRSLDYGY; the protein is encoded by the coding sequence ATGAAAAAAGCCGTCAACCTGATAGCTGCCCTCTCGGCCGTGATGATGCTGTCCGCCGCCGCGTATGCCGACAGTGACACCGTAAGGTGCAAAGGGGGCATCGTGTCGGTCGGTGACTCCGCGGGAGAGGTGCTTGCCAAGTGCGGCCAACCCGCGACGACCACGCAGAGCTCCAAGAAGGTGATGCAGAAGGACCAGCAGTCCGGGTCGACCAGGAGCATCACCAACATCATCGTCGACAACTGGATCTTCAACTTCGGTCCCAACGAGTTCCAGTACCAGCTGGAGCTGCAGGACGGCCGCGTCTCCTGCATCCGGAGCCTCGATTACGGCTATTAA
- a CDS encoding type II toxin-antitoxin system HicA family toxin, with protein sequence MNKSHRQTLEAIFTHPVPSGLEWRRIEALFIALGAQTIEGSGSRVRFFLNGVVATFYRPHPAKEAKPYQVRDARTFLENAGVKP encoded by the coding sequence ATGAACAAAAGCCACCGCCAAACTCTGGAAGCCATTTTCACGCATCCTGTCCCTTCGGGTTTGGAATGGCGCCGCATCGAGGCACTGTTCATCGCACTAGGAGCACAAACGATTGAGGGGAGCGGATCCCGCGTCCGTTTCTTCCTCAATGGTGTTGTTGCCACTTTTTACCGGCCTCACCCAGCTAAGGAGGCGAAGCCGTACCAAGTTCGAGACGCAAGAACCTTTCTGGAAAACGCAGGAGTTAAACCATGA
- a CDS encoding ferritin-like domain-containing protein produces MGSKGREIVGMDVEELLNLLNRAFCDEWFAYYQYWLGAKVVKGPMKDAVGAELLVHATEELAHADMVALRIIQLGGTPVTKPEEWYKFTNCGYDAPDDPFVKTILEQNIKGEQCAIGVYKKLLDLTREKDPVTYNMVLTILQQEVEHEEDLQALLEDYELLVGALKG; encoded by the coding sequence ATGGGATCAAAGGGACGTGAAATAGTCGGCATGGATGTGGAAGAACTCCTGAACCTGCTCAACCGCGCCTTCTGCGACGAGTGGTTCGCCTACTACCAGTATTGGCTGGGTGCCAAAGTGGTGAAGGGGCCGATGAAGGATGCGGTCGGCGCGGAGCTTTTGGTGCACGCGACCGAGGAACTGGCGCATGCGGACATGGTGGCGTTGCGCATCATCCAGTTGGGCGGCACCCCGGTGACCAAGCCCGAGGAGTGGTACAAGTTCACCAACTGCGGCTACGACGCGCCCGACGATCCCTTCGTGAAGACCATCCTGGAGCAGAACATCAAGGGTGAGCAGTGCGCCATCGGCGTCTACAAGAAGCTCTTGGACCTGACCCGTGAGAAGGACCCGGTCACCTACAACATGGTACTCACCATCCTGCAGCAGGAGGTCGAGCACGAGGAAGACCTGCAGGCGCTTTTGGAGGATTACGAACTCCTGGTGGGCGCGCTGAAGGGATAG
- a CDS encoding ABC transporter permease → MDVILEGFTKAAQLLASLDREVLGIALLSLKVSGLATLFSLLIGLSIGTLVALTSFPGKKILVSVVNTGMGLPPVVVGLFVSIMLWRNGPLGYLELLYTPTAIVIAQTVIATPIVMGVTIGAMQNLPANLRLQILALGATRVQLVWMLIKEARLPLMAGVMAGFGGVISEVGASIMVGGNVRGYTRVLTTATVMETGRGNFDMAIALSVILLLFCFAVNYILTYIQQRERPR, encoded by the coding sequence ATGGACGTAATACTGGAAGGTTTCACCAAGGCTGCCCAGCTCCTCGCATCGCTCGATCGCGAGGTGCTGGGCATCGCCCTTTTGTCACTCAAGGTGTCGGGGCTTGCCACGCTCTTCTCGCTGCTGATCGGTCTCTCCATCGGAACGCTGGTGGCGCTCACCAGCTTCCCCGGCAAGAAGATACTGGTCAGCGTGGTGAACACGGGGATGGGGCTGCCGCCGGTGGTGGTCGGCCTCTTCGTCTCCATCATGCTCTGGAGAAACGGCCCGCTGGGCTACCTGGAACTCCTGTACACCCCGACCGCCATCGTCATCGCACAGACGGTGATCGCTACCCCCATCGTCATGGGGGTCACCATCGGCGCCATGCAGAACCTCCCGGCCAACCTGAGGCTGCAGATCCTGGCCCTGGGCGCCACCCGGGTGCAACTGGTCTGGATGCTGATCAAGGAGGCGCGGCTGCCGCTGATGGCGGGCGTTATGGCCGGCTTCGGCGGCGTCATCTCCGAGGTGGGCGCCTCCATCATGGTCGGCGGCAACGTCCGGGGGTACACCCGTGTGCTCACCACCGCCACGGTGATGGAGACCGGCCGGGGCAACTTCGACATGGCCATTGCCCTGTCGGTGATACTTCTGCTATTCTGCTTCGCCGTCAACTACATCCTCACCTACATCCAGCAGCGGGAAAGACCAAGATGA
- a CDS encoding GlxA family transcriptional regulator, which yields MDAPITIAVAAYEGAELLDVTGPIEVFNMLNRCLGESAPDRPGYRIVILAEQAAPFSTCPGVRIVADHAWEDLPEQADTILVPGSPDDALARAMQNRRLLSWLATEGPRARRLVSVCTGSLILAEAGILNGKRATTHWMDLERLRRDYPEVLVENDAIYTRDGHVATSAGVTAGMDLALALVEEDFGRKTALAVARRLVMFLKRPGGQAQFSTQLRAQMVEGGQLAPLLAWLRENPCHKVTVEDLAQRAAMSPRNFARVFLRETGKTPARYLDQLRLERSVALLEETTLPLERVARDSGFTCAEQMRRAFIRDVGVTPLAYRTRF from the coding sequence ATGGACGCGCCAATCACTATCGCGGTCGCCGCCTACGAAGGCGCGGAACTCTTGGACGTGACGGGGCCCATCGAGGTCTTCAACATGCTGAACCGCTGCCTGGGAGAATCCGCCCCGGACCGCCCCGGCTACCGCATCGTGATCCTGGCCGAACAGGCCGCCCCTTTCAGCACCTGCCCGGGGGTGCGCATCGTGGCGGATCACGCCTGGGAGGATCTGCCGGAACAGGCGGACACCATACTGGTGCCGGGAAGCCCGGACGACGCGCTCGCGCGGGCCATGCAGAACCGGAGGCTCTTGTCCTGGCTGGCAACGGAGGGGCCGCGGGCACGGCGCCTTGTCTCGGTCTGCACGGGATCGCTCATCTTGGCCGAGGCGGGGATTTTGAACGGAAAACGCGCCACCACGCATTGGATGGACTTGGAGCGACTGCGACGCGACTACCCGGAGGTGCTGGTGGAAAACGACGCCATCTACACCCGCGACGGGCACGTGGCGACGTCGGCGGGGGTGACCGCGGGGATGGACCTGGCGTTGGCCCTGGTAGAGGAGGATTTCGGCAGGAAGACGGCGCTCGCCGTGGCACGGCGCCTGGTGATGTTCCTGAAGCGGCCGGGAGGCCAGGCCCAGTTCAGCACGCAACTGCGGGCCCAGATGGTCGAGGGGGGACAGCTTGCCCCGCTGCTGGCCTGGCTCAGGGAGAACCCCTGCCACAAGGTAACGGTGGAGGATCTGGCGCAGCGGGCGGCGATGAGCCCGCGCAACTTCGCCCGGGTGTTCCTGCGCGAGACGGGCAAGACGCCGGCCAGGTACCTGGACCAGCTCCGACTGGAGCGCTCGGTCGCCCTGTTGGAGGAAACCACCCTGCCGCTGGAACGCGTCGCCCGCGACAGCGGCTTCACCTGCGCCGAGCAGATGCGGCGCGCCTTCATCCGGGACGTCGGGGTCACCCCCCTCGCCTACCGGACCCGGTTTTGA
- a CDS encoding hybrid sensor histidine kinase/response regulator, translating into MTDTLHPTEELYRFIIDTIPQIVWTATPDGAQDFANLRWYEFNGLIPGEPDPEPWRSIIHPDDVDITARKWKHSLETGEPYSCLHRNRRFDGQYRWVLSRAVAQKDAEGLIVRWIGSGTDITEQKVAEAELIKYRDHLEDLVRERTEELVAAKERAEVATRAVLEANDLLEMRVEARTAELRKTEKDLRQAQKMEAIGTLAAGIAHDFNNILTSILGFTDMVLHKVPDGGTGRAEMEQVFVAAQRAADLVRQILTFSRHTEQERKPVHLAAVIEDAFRLLRSSLPTSIAMVKEIDVPPDADKVLADPTQLHQVLMNLGTNAAHAMRPDGGTLTVSLRTVAAGSPRLAPYPYLDPVDHLHLCVRDTGRGMESRMLERIFDPYFTTKPAGEGTGLGLAVVQGIVKNHGGVIAVHSELGVGTCFEIFLPAVSLEIQREEDVPEQLLQGSERVLFVDDEESLTVLGQGILESLGYSVVTCINSVGALDLFRADPSWFDLVITDLTMPGMSGKSLAKAITTLRPDVPIILCTGFKEIVDERDAEYGIRACLMKPYTSRTLGRTIRQVLDHNPDTRQP; encoded by the coding sequence GTGACCGATACTCTCCACCCCACAGAAGAGCTGTATCGCTTCATCATCGATACGATCCCCCAGATCGTCTGGACCGCCACGCCCGATGGCGCTCAGGACTTCGCCAACCTGCGCTGGTACGAGTTCAACGGACTCATTCCCGGCGAGCCCGACCCCGAACCGTGGCGCAGCATCATCCACCCCGACGACGTCGACATCACCGCACGAAAATGGAAACACTCCCTGGAGACGGGTGAGCCCTACAGTTGCCTGCACCGCAACCGGAGGTTCGACGGCCAGTACCGCTGGGTGCTGTCGCGCGCGGTCGCGCAAAAGGACGCAGAAGGCCTCATCGTGCGCTGGATCGGCAGCGGCACCGACATCACGGAGCAGAAGGTCGCCGAGGCCGAGCTGATCAAGTACCGCGACCACCTGGAGGACCTGGTCCGGGAGCGAACCGAGGAACTGGTGGCTGCCAAGGAGCGGGCCGAGGTGGCGACACGCGCCGTCCTTGAGGCCAACGACCTGCTGGAAATGCGGGTCGAGGCACGGACCGCCGAACTGAGAAAGACCGAGAAGGACCTGCGCCAGGCGCAGAAGATGGAGGCGATCGGGACGCTGGCCGCCGGCATCGCCCACGACTTCAACAACATCCTCACCTCCATCCTCGGCTTCACCGACATGGTGCTGCACAAGGTACCGGACGGGGGAACGGGCCGGGCGGAGATGGAGCAGGTCTTCGTCGCCGCGCAGCGGGCGGCGGACCTGGTGCGCCAGATCCTCACTTTCAGCAGGCACACCGAGCAGGAACGAAAACCGGTGCACCTGGCAGCGGTGATCGAAGACGCCTTCCGCCTGCTGCGCTCCTCGCTTCCCACCTCCATTGCCATGGTCAAGGAAATCGACGTCCCTCCCGACGCGGACAAGGTGCTCGCCGACCCGACCCAGCTGCACCAGGTGCTGATGAACCTCGGCACCAACGCCGCCCACGCCATGCGCCCGGACGGGGGGACCCTGACCGTCTCGTTGCGGACCGTTGCGGCCGGCTCCCCCCGACTCGCCCCTTATCCCTACCTGGACCCGGTGGATCACCTGCACCTGTGCGTGCGCGACACCGGGCGCGGCATGGAAAGCCGCATGCTGGAGCGGATCTTCGACCCTTATTTCACCACCAAGCCCGCAGGGGAGGGGACCGGCCTCGGTCTCGCCGTGGTCCAGGGGATCGTGAAGAACCATGGCGGCGTCATCGCGGTGCACAGCGAACTGGGGGTGGGGACCTGCTTTGAGATCTTCCTCCCGGCGGTCTCCCTGGAGATCCAGCGCGAAGAGGACGTCCCGGAGCAGCTGTTGCAGGGGAGCGAGCGCGTCCTGTTCGTGGACGACGAGGAGTCCCTCACCGTTCTGGGGCAGGGGATACTGGAGAGCCTTGGCTACAGCGTGGTCACGTGCATAAACAGCGTGGGCGCCCTTGATCTTTTCCGTGCCGATCCCTCCTGGTTCGACCTGGTCATCACCGACCTCACCATGCCGGGGATGTCGGGTAAATCCCTGGCCAAGGCGATCACGACCCTGCGCCCGGACGTCCCCATCATCCTCTGCACCGGGTTCAAAGAGATCGTCGACGAAAGGGACGCCGAGTACGGTATCCGTGCCTGTCTCATGAAGCCGTACACCTCGCGGACCCTGGGGCGGACCATCCGGCAGGTGCTCGATCACAATCCCGATACTCGACAGCCATAA
- a CDS encoding substrate-binding domain-containing protein: protein MTRIFRMLPLFVALFLLSAVATVSTGWAAEHKNLILATTTSTQDSGLLDVLIPIFEKQTGYFVKTISVGSGQAMKMGEKGEADVLLVHSPDAEKKFMADGFGVNRKLVMHNDFILLGPANDPAKIRGAKTAADAIKSIAKANALWLSRGDNSGTHAKEKGLFKAAAINPEGQKWFQQTGLGMGETLNVAAEKKGYLLADRGTYLALNKKAHLGLEIMVQGEPKLLNVYHVIEVNPAKWPKVNNAGAKAFADFMVSKKTQEIISTFGKKEFGSPLFFPDAGKKPESLGL from the coding sequence ATGACCCGAATTTTCAGAATGTTGCCGCTTTTTGTCGCCCTGTTCCTGCTTTCCGCAGTCGCCACGGTTTCCACCGGCTGGGCTGCCGAACACAAGAACCTGATCCTCGCCACCACCACCTCCACCCAGGACTCCGGCCTTCTGGACGTATTGATCCCGATCTTCGAGAAGCAGACCGGCTACTTCGTGAAGACCATCTCGGTCGGTTCCGGCCAGGCCATGAAGATGGGCGAGAAGGGTGAGGCCGACGTGCTGCTGGTGCACTCCCCGGACGCCGAGAAGAAGTTCATGGCCGACGGCTTCGGCGTGAACCGCAAGCTGGTCATGCACAACGACTTCATCCTGCTGGGACCGGCCAACGACCCGGCCAAGATCCGCGGCGCCAAGACCGCTGCCGACGCCATCAAGTCCATCGCCAAAGCCAACGCACTGTGGCTCTCCCGTGGTGACAACTCCGGCACCCACGCCAAGGAGAAGGGGCTCTTCAAGGCTGCCGCCATCAACCCGGAAGGTCAGAAGTGGTTCCAGCAGACCGGCCTGGGCATGGGCGAGACCCTGAACGTTGCGGCCGAGAAGAAAGGGTACCTGCTGGCCGACCGGGGCACCTACCTCGCGCTCAACAAGAAGGCGCACCTGGGGCTCGAGATCATGGTGCAGGGCGAGCCGAAGCTTCTCAACGTCTACCACGTGATCGAGGTGAACCCGGCCAAGTGGCCCAAGGTCAACAACGCGGGTGCCAAGGCGTTCGCCGACTTCATGGTTTCCAAGAAGACCCAGGAGATCATCTCCACCTTCGGCAAGAAGGAGTTCGGCTCTCCGCTGTTCTTCCCGGATGCGGGCAAGAAGCCGGAGTCGCTGGGGCTGTAA
- a CDS encoding ABC transporter ATP-binding protein: MTQQQNLLDLKELRVDRGGVTVLDIPSFSLSENEFVSLIGPNGAGKSTLLLSLLGLMKRQTGSVSYRGRLIDSQADWLDLRRRTAMVLQEPLLFDSTVFDNVASGLKLRGLGRAEIKTRVATYLERFNLTHMAQRSARKLSGGEARRVSLARAFAVEPEVIFFDEPFANLDPPTRQALTEDMDRIIRDRGIAAILVTHDQSEALRMSQRIVVMNSGRIVQQGIPAAVMNHPVNEFVANFVGMETVLEGEVVSNRDQQIVVQVAGRELDTVGDEQPGTQVYCCIRPENVTVSVSHPDARTSARNLYPGRVAEVSSMGPFLKLLLDCGFPLTAYVTRESFANLELSEGKEIHASFKATSVHLIRRRAA, translated from the coding sequence ATGACGCAGCAACAAAACCTGCTCGACCTGAAAGAGCTGAGGGTTGATCGAGGCGGCGTGACCGTGCTCGACATACCCTCTTTTTCTTTGTCCGAAAACGAATTCGTCTCCCTGATCGGCCCCAACGGTGCAGGGAAGTCGACCCTGCTCCTGTCGCTCTTGGGGCTCATGAAGCGCCAGACCGGCAGCGTCTCCTACCGCGGCCGCCTGATCGACTCCCAAGCCGATTGGCTCGACCTGCGGCGCCGCACCGCCATGGTGCTGCAGGAGCCGCTTCTTTTCGACAGCACCGTCTTCGACAACGTGGCCAGCGGACTCAAGCTCAGGGGACTCGGGCGCGCCGAGATCAAGACCCGCGTGGCGACCTATCTCGAGCGCTTCAACCTCACCCACATGGCGCAGCGCTCCGCCCGCAAGCTCTCCGGCGGCGAGGCCCGGCGCGTGAGCCTCGCCCGCGCCTTCGCCGTTGAGCCCGAGGTGATCTTCTTCGACGAACCCTTCGCGAACCTCGATCCTCCCACCAGGCAGGCCCTCACCGAGGACATGGACCGCATCATCCGGGACCGTGGCATCGCCGCCATCCTGGTCACCCACGACCAGTCCGAGGCGCTCAGGATGTCGCAGCGCATCGTGGTAATGAACAGCGGCCGTATCGTCCAGCAGGGGATCCCCGCCGCGGTCATGAACCACCCGGTGAACGAGTTCGTGGCCAACTTCGTCGGGATGGAGACGGTCCTCGAGGGGGAGGTGGTCAGTAACCGCGATCAGCAGATCGTGGTCCAGGTGGCGGGTCGGGAGCTCGACACCGTGGGGGACGAACAGCCGGGCACCCAGGTCTACTGCTGCATCCGCCCGGAAAACGTCACGGTGAGCGTAAGTCACCCCGACGCCAGGACCAGCGCGCGTAACCTCTACCCCGGCCGTGTGGCCGAGGTTTCTTCGATGGGGCCGTTTCTGAAGCTGCTGCTGGACTGTGGATTCCCGCTTACCGCCTACGTGACCCGGGAATCCTTCGCCAACCTTGAGCTCTCCGAGGGCAAGGAGATTCACGCCTCCTTCAAGGCCACCTCTGTCCATCTCATCCGCAGGCGCGCCGCGTAA
- a CDS encoding type II toxin-antitoxin system HicB family antitoxin, with product MSTMTYRGYAARIEYSDEDACFIGRIAGIKDVIGFHAESVQALRQAFEEAVDDYLATCEKLKRAPQKPYSGKVMLRLPPEVHARAAMMAEAHGMSLNQWAAEVFSKVS from the coding sequence ATGAGCACAATGACATACAGGGGATATGCAGCGAGGATCGAATACAGCGATGAGGATGCCTGTTTCATTGGACGCATCGCAGGCATCAAGGACGTCATCGGCTTTCATGCAGAATCGGTCCAGGCACTGCGGCAGGCGTTCGAGGAGGCCGTCGACGACTATCTCGCCACCTGCGAAAAACTGAAGAGGGCACCTCAGAAGCCATATTCCGGCAAAGTCATGCTGCGGCTTCCCCCAGAGGTTCATGCCCGTGCCGCCATGATGGCTGAGGCTCATGGTATGAGCCTCAACCAGTGGGCCGCCGAAGTCTTCTCTAAGGTCTCCTGA
- a CDS encoding NADP-dependent glyceraldehyde-3-phosphate dehydrogenase yields MKKKIAGLSPLPQEIPVPYRIANPIRQDYYLIGGELRRWEGPMQEVLSPVQVLDGAEPRAQRIGEAPALSVAASLEALDVAVNAYDNGRGAWPTMSVGERIQCVTCFSRAVKEKRSEVVKLLMWEIGKSLKEAEAEFDRALAYLKDTVDALKELDRVSSRFVIHQGIIGQIRRAPLGVVLCMGPYNFPLYETFTTLIPSLVMGNTIILKPPRFGILLFEPLLSAFRDCFPAGVVNTVYGDGEEVLPPLMASGRIDVLGFIGTSKVADALRASHPRPHRLRCVLGLDAKNPAIILPDADLDLAVEECLSGALSFNGQRCTALKIIFVHRNIAERFLEGMALGIAALKCGVPWQDGVAITALPEPEKPEYLEGLLRDAEAHGARVVNPGGGTRSGSFFYPALLYPVTDRMRVYHEEQFGPVVPVVVYDDLKETIDYVVQSNYGQQASIFGRNEEQLSQLIDALVNQVCRININSKCQRSPDSFPFNGRKNSAEGTQSVADALRVFSIRIVVAARETDANRDIITGIVKERKSHFLSTDYIL; encoded by the coding sequence GTGAAGAAGAAGATCGCAGGTCTGTCCCCGCTGCCGCAGGAAATCCCTGTTCCCTATCGCATAGCGAACCCGATCCGCCAGGACTACTACCTAATCGGCGGCGAACTGCGCCGCTGGGAAGGCCCCATGCAGGAGGTGCTCTCACCGGTGCAGGTGCTCGACGGCGCCGAGCCCCGCGCGCAGAGGATCGGTGAGGCGCCCGCCCTTTCCGTGGCCGCCTCGCTCGAGGCGCTCGACGTGGCGGTCAACGCCTACGATAACGGCCGCGGGGCCTGGCCCACCATGTCGGTCGGGGAGCGCATCCAGTGCGTGACCTGCTTCAGCCGCGCCGTGAAGGAAAAGCGCAGCGAGGTGGTGAAGCTCCTCATGTGGGAGATCGGCAAGTCCCTGAAGGAAGCGGAGGCCGAATTCGATCGCGCGCTCGCCTACCTGAAGGACACCGTCGATGCGCTCAAGGAGCTGGACCGCGTCTCCTCGCGCTTCGTGATCCACCAGGGGATCATCGGCCAGATCCGCCGGGCGCCGCTGGGCGTCGTGCTCTGCATGGGACCCTACAACTTCCCCCTCTACGAGACCTTCACCACGCTGATCCCGTCGCTGGTCATGGGGAACACCATCATCCTCAAGCCGCCGCGCTTCGGCATCCTCCTCTTCGAGCCGCTGCTCTCGGCCTTCCGCGACTGCTTTCCGGCCGGCGTGGTCAACACGGTGTACGGCGACGGCGAGGAGGTGCTGCCTCCCCTGATGGCCAGCGGCCGCATCGACGTGCTGGGTTTCATCGGCACCAGCAAGGTCGCCGACGCGCTGCGCGCCAGCCACCCCCGTCCGCACCGGCTGCGCTGCGTGCTGGGGCTCGACGCCAAGAACCCCGCCATCATCCTCCCCGACGCGGACCTCGATCTCGCCGTGGAGGAGTGCCTCTCCGGCGCGCTCAGCTTCAACGGCCAGCGCTGCACCGCGCTGAAGATCATCTTCGTGCACCGAAACATCGCCGAGCGTTTCCTGGAGGGGATGGCGCTGGGGATCGCGGCGCTCAAGTGCGGTGTGCCCTGGCAGGACGGGGTCGCCATCACGGCGCTCCCCGAACCCGAGAAGCCGGAATACCTCGAGGGGCTTTTGCGCGACGCCGAGGCGCACGGCGCCCGGGTGGTGAATCCCGGCGGCGGCACGCGGAGCGGTTCCTTCTTTTATCCGGCGCTCCTCTACCCGGTGACCGACCGGATGCGGGTCTACCACGAGGAGCAGTTCGGCCCGGTGGTGCCGGTGGTGGTCTACGACGACCTGAAGGAGACCATCGACTACGTGGTGCAGTCCAACTACGGCCAGCAGGCGAGCATTTTCGGCAGGAACGAGGAACAGTTGTCGCAACTGATCGACGCCCTGGTGAACCAGGTATGCCGCATCAACATCAACAGCAAGTGCCAGAGAAGCCCGGACAGCTTCCCCTTCAACGGAAGGAAGAACTCCGCCGAGGGGACCCAGTCCGTGGCCGACGCGCTGCGTGTCTTCTCGATCCGGATCGTGGTCGCCGCGCGTGAGACCGACGCCAACCGCGACATCATCACCGGCATCGTGAAGGAAAGAAAGTCCCACTTCCTGTCCACCGATTACATACTCTGA
- a CDS encoding EamA family transporter, with protein sequence MWNYVTQALTALVSFAFMVLFMTAAVKRGVSVQFSMLVLSLVLTVSFAAWSAGDWGMWPAWKSAVPLLLAAGACSVLGNWAMFLATSSSANAGYALAIIGCQSALVLLLSSWFLGGEMHWLRLVGIATCILGVIIISWPVAPAVKG encoded by the coding sequence ATGTGGAACTACGTAACCCAGGCCCTCACCGCACTGGTGAGCTTCGCTTTCATGGTGCTGTTCATGACCGCCGCCGTCAAACGGGGCGTTTCGGTTCAGTTCTCCATGCTGGTGCTCTCGCTGGTGCTCACGGTGAGCTTCGCCGCCTGGTCGGCCGGGGACTGGGGGATGTGGCCGGCCTGGAAGTCCGCGGTGCCCCTGCTGCTGGCGGCGGGAGCCTGCAGCGTGCTCGGCAACTGGGCCATGTTCCTCGCCACCTCGTCGAGCGCCAACGCCGGGTACGCGCTGGCCATCATCGGCTGCCAGTCGGCCCTCGTGCTGCTGCTCTCCTCGTGGTTCCTGGGCGGGGAGATGCACTGGCTGCGGCTGGTGGGGATCGCGACCTGCATCCTCGGTGTGATTATCATCAGCTGGCCGGTCGCCCCGGCGGTGAAAGGGTAA
- a CDS encoding DUF2917 domain-containing protein, with protein sequence MRYLLTQGEVVTLQADDAIESLSLVAGAIWLTRSSDTRDYCLHQATRLAVVRGETLIIEALTPATLTVNCRERRAAVHITTAWPHTSPRTA encoded by the coding sequence ATGCGCTACCTGTTGACCCAAGGAGAGGTCGTCACCCTGCAAGCCGATGACGCCATCGAATCGCTGTCGCTGGTCGCCGGGGCTATCTGGCTGACCCGCTCCTCGGATACCCGCGACTACTGTCTGCACCAGGCGACGCGTCTGGCGGTGGTGCGCGGCGAGACGCTGATCATCGAGGCGCTTACCCCTGCCACCCTGACGGTCAACTGCCGCGAGCGCCGCGCCGCGGTCCACATCACCACGGCCTGGCCCCACACCTCCCCCCGCACCGCCTGA
- a CDS encoding manganese efflux pump MntP — protein sequence MDWISIFGIALALAMDAFAVALATGAVLNPITGRHLFRLGFHFGLFQALMPIAGWLLGLTVQKWITAYDHWIAFGLLAYVGGRMIVEAFEEDDDSSPSDPTKGLTMVMLSVATSIDAFAVGLSLAMLGVSVWVPSVVIGLVAGVLTVSGMLLGRRLGDNWGKRVEVCGGVVLCLIGLKILLEHTLLK from the coding sequence ATGGATTGGATCAGCATCTTCGGCATCGCACTGGCCTTGGCCATGGATGCCTTCGCCGTCGCCCTGGCCACGGGGGCGGTGCTCAACCCCATCACCGGACGGCACCTGTTCCGCCTCGGTTTTCATTTCGGCCTGTTCCAGGCACTCATGCCCATCGCCGGCTGGCTGCTCGGCCTCACGGTCCAGAAATGGATCACCGCCTACGACCACTGGATCGCCTTCGGCCTCCTGGCCTACGTCGGCGGCAGGATGATCGTCGAGGCTTTCGAGGAGGACGACGATAGCTCGCCCTCCGACCCGACCAAGGGGCTCACCATGGTGATGCTCTCGGTCGCCACCAGCATCGACGCCTTTGCGGTCGGCCTCTCCCTGGCCATGCTCGGCGTGAGCGTGTGGGTTCCCTCCGTGGTCATCGGCCTCGTTGCCGGCGTGCTCACCGTGAGCGGCATGCTCCTGGGGCGCCGGCTCGGGGACAACTGGGGCAAGCGCGTCGAGGTCTGCGGCGGCGTGGTGCTCTGCCTGATCGGTCTCAAGATCCTGCTGGAACACACACTCCTAAAGTAA